The following proteins are encoded in a genomic region of Acipenser ruthenus chromosome 4, fAciRut3.2 maternal haplotype, whole genome shotgun sequence:
- the LOC117399937 gene encoding chemokine XC receptor 1-like encodes MQNQTYFTTASATTDMDYNETDYSDEGIILLCEDNSHTLGGVFTSVFFYLVFFLSLIGNGLVLCALVRYEDFKKVTNIFILNLAISDLVFAFSLPFWAFYHSYHWIFGRFMCKLLSGMYFIGFYSCMMFLMVMTIHRYLTVVHNVSTTRLRRTWHACLASAVIWFISIAAAIPEMILTDTTKDIDENDMCEETMFSGENKVTLQILGYYLQIVFFFLLPFAVIVYCYYRILKTVVTCRIRRKYKAVKLILTTVVVFFLCWAPYNLIILLMSLKLLEVSPLTECDVGIMLNYSFYICRNIAYFHCCLNPWFYVFAVVKFRRHLASLTRCSFSNYRFREPNLNSVNSAPRSSIFSDKPLTLSRINSRIDSQSK; translated from the coding sequence ATGCAGAATCAGACATATTTCACCACTGCCAGTGCTACCACAGACATGGACTACAATGAAACTGATTACTCTGATGAAGGAATTATATTGCTGTGTGAAGATAATTCACATACACTGGGAGGTGTATTTACATCAGTTTTTTTCTACTTGGTCTTTTTTCTCAGTCTAATTGGAAATGGTCTGGTTTTGTGCGCTCTTGTGAGATACGAGGACTTTAAAAAGGTAACAAACATATTTATTCTAAACTTGGCCATCTCTGACCTGGTGTTTGCCTTCTCTCTTCCATTCTGGGCATTCTACCATTCATACCATTGGATCTTTGGACGCTTTATGTGCAAACTCTTGAGTGGAATGTATTTTATTGGCTTCTACAGCTGTATGATGTTTCTAATGGTGATGACTATCCATCGTTATTTGACAGTGGTTCATAATGTATCTACTACGAGGCTAAGGAGAACATGGCATGCCTGTTTGGCAAGTGCTGTCATCTGGTTCATCAGTATAGCAGCTGCTATCCCAGAAATGATCTTAACTGATACAACAAAGGACATTGATGAGAACGATATGTGTGAAGAAACAATGTTTTCAGGGGAGAACAAAGTTACTCTGCAGATACTGGGATATTATCTgcaaattgtgtttttctttttgcttccATTTGCTGTTATTGTGTACTGCTACTACAGGATTTTAAAGACGGTGGTTACCTGTAGAATAAGGAGGAAATACAAGGCTGTAAAACTAATATTAACCACTGTTGTAGTATTCTTTCTTTGTTGGGCTCCATATAACCTAATTATATTACTTATGTCACTTAAGCTGCTTGAAGTATCTCCATTGACAGAATGTGATGTTGGAATAATGCTTAACTATTCCTTTTACATCTGTCGCAACATAGCTTACTTTCACTGCTGCCTCAATCCTTGGTTTTATGTCTTTGCTGTGGTAAAGTTCCGAAGACACTTGGCTTCTCTTACAAGATGCTCCTTTTCAAATTATAGATTTAGGGAGCCTAACTTAAATTCTGTAAACAGTGCACCTAGAAGCTCAATATTTTCTGACAAACCATTAACTCTTTCAAGGATAAACAGCAGAATAGATTCACAATCAAAATAA
- the LOC117400776 gene encoding chemokine XC receptor 1-like, which yields MQTTTEYILNTSYTDDYENDYNGGIVLLCEYDLHAFVGIFTSVFYCLVFTLSVLGNGLVLCVLLKYEDKKKVINIFILNLAISDLALTFSLPFWAVYHSYNWIFGDFMCKLLSGMYFIGFYSCMMFLMVMTIHRYLTVVHNVSTTKTRRTWYAWLASATVWVISISASIREMVFSATQEDNQGTMCEDTYSNGKISNFVGYCIQLFFFFLLPFSIIMYCYCRIVMTVVACRTKTKYNVIKFIFSIVVTFFVCWAPYNLILFLRSLHELGVAQLTGCDVEKKMNYSFYICRNIAYFHCCLNPLFHLFVQNLRRNLSRLICNTPMQGTVRKHHNSIQSSSNCINKATLVHEGICMSSPLQINVSRASNVEEGSSFV from the coding sequence ATGCAGACCACCACAGAGTATATCCTGAACACATCTTACACAGACGACTATGAAAATGACTATAATGGAGGCATAGTATTACTTTGTGAATATGATTTACATGCATTTGTTGGAATATTCACCTCAGTATTTTATTGCCTCGTCTTTACCCTCAGTGTATTGGGGAATGGTTTGGTTTTGTGTGTGCTTCTGAAatatgaggataaaaagaaggtaATAAACATTTTCATTCTAAACTTGGCCATCTCTGACCTGGCACTGACTTTCTCTCTCCCATTCTGGGCAGTATATCATTCATACAATTGGATCTTTGGAGACTTTATGTGCAAACTCTTGAGTGGAATGTACTTTATTGGCTTCTACAGCTGTATGATGTTTCTAATGGTGATGACTATCCACCGTTACCTGACAGTGGTTCATAATGTATCTACTACTAAGACAAGGAGAACATGGTATGCCTGGTTGGCAAGTGCTACAGTTTGGGTTATCAGTATATCAGCTTCTATCAGAGAAATGGTCTTCTCTGCCACCCAAGAGGATAATCAAGGAACCATGTGTGAAGACACTTACAGCAATGGAAAAATATCAAATTTTGTAGGATATtgtatacaattgttttttttctttttacttccaTTTTCCATCATTATGTACTGCTACTGCAGAATTGTAATGACTGTTGTTGCTTGTAGAACAAAGACGAAATACAATGTTATTAAATTTATATTTAGCATTGTTGTGACATTCTTTGTTTGTTGGGCCCCCTATAACCTAATCCTTTTTCTTAGGTCTCTTCATGAGCTTGGAGTTGCTCAATTGACGGGTTGTGATgtcgaaaaaaaaatgaattactccTTCTATATCTGTCGCAACATAGCTTACTTCCACTGTTGTCTCAATCCTTTGTTTCATCTCTTTGTTCAAAACTTGAGAAGAAATTTGTCCAGATTAATTTGCAATACCCCCATGCAGGGAACAGTGAGGAAGCACCATAACAGTATTCAAAGTAGCTCAAATTGCATTAATAAAGCCACATTGGTCCATGAAGGAATCTGCATGTCATCTCCTTTACAAATAAATGTCAGCAGAGCTAGTAATGTAGAGGAAGGTTCAAGCTTTGTctaa